In Candidatus Rokuibacteriota bacterium, one genomic interval encodes:
- a CDS encoding amidohydrolase family protein, whose amino-acid sequence MERIGAIDAWATLVTPQGATQWPPEFVHIFKRYKVDRRMLEGMSLETMLAEMDEADVDIAVFSAFGYGNFHVMRNETVGEIVRKHPDRFIGAGTVDPRKKPMEVAREIERMVKDLNIRLVRLEPYAYGGDDYTGLPPNDKRYWPVYMKCSELGAAVAIQVGHTGPLMPSECGRPIYLDEVALAFPELVILGCHLGQPWHEEMMTLAWKHPNLYVETSARPAKFWPPEFLKYVKGWGQDKVIWATDYPLVSFKRAREDVDTLGLPVPIKRKLLRENFLRALKLTR is encoded by the coding sequence ATGGAGCGGATTGGCGCGATCGACGCGTGGGCGACCCTGGTGACGCCTCAGGGGGCGACGCAGTGGCCCCCGGAGTTCGTCCACATCTTCAAGCGCTACAAGGTGGACCGCCGGATGCTCGAGGGCATGAGCCTCGAGACCATGCTCGCCGAGATGGACGAGGCCGACGTCGACATCGCCGTCTTCTCCGCCTTCGGCTACGGCAACTTCCACGTGATGCGGAACGAGACGGTCGGCGAGATCGTCCGGAAGCACCCCGACCGGTTCATCGGCGCCGGCACGGTGGATCCGCGCAAGAAGCCCATGGAGGTGGCGCGCGAGATCGAGCGGATGGTGAAGGACCTCAACATCCGCCTCGTGCGCCTGGAGCCCTACGCCTACGGCGGCGACGACTACACGGGGCTCCCGCCCAACGACAAGCGCTACTGGCCCGTGTATATGAAGTGCTCCGAGCTCGGCGCCGCCGTCGCGATCCAGGTCGGCCACACGGGCCCGCTGATGCCGTCGGAGTGCGGGCGGCCGATCTATCTCGACGAGGTGGCGCTCGCCTTTCCCGAGCTCGTCATCCTCGGCTGCCACCTCGGCCAGCCCTGGCACGAGGAGATGATGACGCTCGCCTGGAAGCACCCGAACCTCTACGTCGAGACCTCCGCGCGCCCCGCGAAGTTCTGGCCGCCCGAGTTTCTCAAGTACGTGAAGGGCTGGGGCCAGGACAAGGTGATCTGGGCGACGGACTACCCGCTCGTGTCCTTCAAGCGTGCCCGCGAGGACGTGGATACGCTGGGCCTGCCGGTCCCGATCAAGCGAAAGCTCCTCCGCGAGAACTTCCTGAGAGCGCTCAAGCTCACGCGCTGA